CTGACCAAAGCGGACATCGTGGAGGCCATCTACGAAGAAACGGACAAGAACCGCGTAGATGTCAAGAACGTGGTCGAAAAACTGTTGGAGATCATGAAGGTCGCCATTAAAAAGGACCGGGCCCTGCTGATCAGCGGGTTCGGCAAGTTTGAGTGTTACGACAAGGCCTCCCGCAAGGGCCGCAATCCCAAGACAGATGAAACCATCACCCTGCCGCCGCGCAAGGTAATGGTGTTCCGGCTTTCGCGCAAACTGCGCGCAGAGCTGAACCCCTAGGCAAACTGCGGAGCCTCGGCAGCTAGCATGCCGGTAGGGGCGCGTGTGACGCGTTTCTTGTCGTGCGCGCTTTTTTCTTTGCCTTTTTTCAGCAGATTGCGTCCGCTGGCCTCTGGCGTCAAGCACGCCCGGCTTACCGAACGCACAGACTGAATGCCAACCCCACCGTTAATGATGGGGGGCTTGGCAGCACGCAAAGGCAAAGGATCCGGCATTGTTGCGCCGCCAGCGCTACGCAGCACACCCAACGCCGCGCCTTGCGGCAGAATACTGGCTGACGCCGAGCGGCGGGCATGTCCACGCCGCCCAACGGGAGTCGCGCATGCTTTTCAACTCGTATTCCTTCCTTTTTGCCTTTCTACCCCTGCTGCTGGTTTGCTGGCGATTGGCCCAGGGCTATGGCCCCACGGGGCTGGCGCTGGTGCTGCTGGCTTTCTCCACGGTATTTTACGGACTGTGGGGCCTGCCGTTTCTCATCATGCTGGCAGTGATCCTGGGCATGAACTACGCTTTTGCCCTTGCGCTGGCTGCACCAGATCCGGAACCGGCGCAGAGCGCCGATGCGCCGCAGGAGGCAGCCGGAACAGGGGATGAAGCCAAGGCCGAAAGCACCTGCATGTGCGGCTCGCGCAAGCAGAGCGGCTGCCGGTTCCGCCTGAGCCGCAAAGGCCTGCTGACCGTGGCTCTGGTGCTCAACCTGCTGCCCCTGCTGTGGTTCAAGTATTCTGCCTTTTTTGCCCAGAACATCGCCGCCCTGCTGCATGTTCAATGGCACTTTACCTCGCCGGGGCTGCCCCTGGGCATTTCTTTTTACACCTTTATACAGATTGCATGGCTGGTGAGCGTGTACCGCGGCCAGGTTACGCCCCAGGGCTTTACCCGCCACGCGCTGTTTTCCGCCTGTTTTCCCTATGTCATTTCTGGCCCCATCGTGCGTTACGAGCAGATGGGACCGCAATTTGACACGCTGGCCCCCACCAACGCAGAAAACCTGGCCCGGGGCTTTACCCTGTTTACCATCGGCATGGTTAAAAAGGTTTTGCTGGCCGACAGCATAGCCCTTTATGCCGACTCGGTATTCAACGCCGCCGAAAAGGCCTTTCCGCTCAGCGGCGGCGAGGCGTGGCTTGGTTCGCTGTGCTACACCTTCCAGCTGTATTTTGACTTTTCGGGTTATACAGACATGGCCATTGGCCTTGGCCTCATGCTGGGCCTCATGCTGCCGGAAAACTTTGATTCGCCTTACAAATCCACGGGCATTGTGGACTTCTGGCGGCGCTGGCACATCACGCTCAGCTCCTGGCTGCGCGACTTTCTGTACATCCCCCTTGGCGGTAACCGTCAGGGCCGGTTCATGCAGTACCGCAACCTGTTTCTCACCATGCTTATCGGCGGCGCGTGGCACGGCGCTGGCTGGACATTTATCGTATGGGGCGCGCTGCACGGTTCGATGCTGAGCATCAACCACTTTTTCCGCGCCTGCATCAAGGGCAAGGCGCTCGAACGCATTCTGGCCCTTACGCCGCTACGGTTGTGCTCCATACTGTTTACGTTTTTCTGCATCAACCTGTGCTGGGTTGTGTTCCGCGCGCTGACCATCGAGGGTGCGGGCCGCATGTACAAAGCCATGTTTGCGGGACCGTTTACGCGTGAAGCGGCGGGCCTGAGCGCAGCAACCGACGGACTCACCGGCTTTGCCGCCATGGTGGCGCGCTGGTTGCCCAACAACTACATTCAGGGCTGGATTCCATTTGCCCTTCTGCTGGTGAGCTTTTTTGTGGTGTGGGCCCTGCCCAACACGCACGAAATACTGCATGGCAGGCGCGACGGCACATTCCCCCGTCTCGCATGGCGGCCCACCGCCGCCTGGGCCACAGGTCTGGCTGTCATGGCCTTCCTGACCCTGATCCTGGTTTCGCGCAAGGCGACCTTCCTGTACTTCCAATTTTAACCACGCGTGAATGCCATGAACAACATTACAGAAGCCGCCTTTCTCAAGCGTTATTTTCTTGTGTTGCTGGGCCTGGTCCTGGCGGGATGCCTGTTGGCTGTTCCCTACACCGCGTGGTGGCTGCGCAGCAGCGGCGACGTGGCCGTGGAGCGGGCCGTTACCACACAGTCCAAGGGCAATTTTGCCGTGTTTGGCTCTGGTGTGTCGCAGGATTTTGTGGACTACAAGCTTCAACTCTATGCCAAGGTCAAGCCCGAAATTGCCGCCGTGGGTTCCTCGCGCGTCATGCAGTTTCGCGGGGCCTACTTTCGCAAGCCCTTCCTGAACGTGGGCGGCACGGCGGGCAACCTGCCCGTGCTGCGCTCGACCATCGACGCCATGCTGCAGATCCACAAGCC
The window above is part of the Desulfovibrio sp. genome. Proteins encoded here:
- a CDS encoding MBOAT family O-acyltransferase, which gives rise to MLRRQRYAAHPTPRLAAEYWLTPSGGHVHAAQRESRMLFNSYSFLFAFLPLLLVCWRLAQGYGPTGLALVLLAFSTVFYGLWGLPFLIMLAVILGMNYAFALALAAPDPEPAQSADAPQEAAGTGDEAKAESTCMCGSRKQSGCRFRLSRKGLLTVALVLNLLPLLWFKYSAFFAQNIAALLHVQWHFTSPGLPLGISFYTFIQIAWLVSVYRGQVTPQGFTRHALFSACFPYVISGPIVRYEQMGPQFDTLAPTNAENLARGFTLFTIGMVKKVLLADSIALYADSVFNAAEKAFPLSGGEAWLGSLCYTFQLYFDFSGYTDMAIGLGLMLGLMLPENFDSPYKSTGIVDFWRRWHITLSSWLRDFLYIPLGGNRQGRFMQYRNLFLTMLIGGAWHGAGWTFIVWGALHGSMLSINHFFRACIKGKALERILALTPLRLCSILFTFFCINLCWVVFRALTIEGAGRMYKAMFAGPFTREAAGLSAATDGLTGFAAMVARWLPNNYIQGWIPFALLLVSFFVVWALPNTHEILHGRRDGTFPRLAWRPTAAWATGLAVMAFLTLILVSRKATFLYFQF
- a CDS encoding integration host factor subunit alpha codes for the protein MKKTLTKADIVEAIYEETDKNRVDVKNVVEKLLEIMKVAIKKDRALLISGFGKFECYDKASRKGRNPKTDETITLPPRKVMVFRLSRKLRAELNP